In Besnoitia besnoiti strain Bb-Ger1 chromosome IX, whole genome shotgun sequence, a single genomic region encodes these proteins:
- a CDS encoding hypothetical protein (encoded by transcript BESB_013110) yields MEAERNGSYPSAGDPAETRAATATGRIPDGGLAPSTLEISYELLLFPLQSSTDPGIQTRQGALAATTAAIRESLARGLYTSPSSSALSSSAGREDDIHVNGEHPKKAPSICASQIPPPQVESAALAVSLPIYGGVAASSGRIGGVGSERRAAGERPPAAAATLVQALPTVSTFSASASLPSAYPWLPDLHVVRREEEGKAWPWRGSPAVTYLLPVSARESRPADGERPGEGQPDGAPVEACSSSGLARGSVFLGRKQKSVLRLKNQAVSGVHCRLHWRIATDRLVAVTEAVLLAARTCNPVREALGLPSACFDEGVAPGQASAASSSCGGLNENATGGGAACSLCGHFLLLDADDDELFGADQLGADAPDGGSGSDNVPPPSPSSSSAACAWGSRSTREAFLSLERDPRVASFWRPQMTSLLTRTNLPAVFLALARTGEALPPGDREEAIVSVVRQHLDSNPLVELSVADDSTNGTWIGGTKLHRQQTPAEWPGKATLSLSKQYTASEPPVAAFRWALAIKWRRTPLSPQPEGSTSGSGSCSFASTSSPSAGPSTSLSRAADVHVPAPEGPKNAGGATSPAFSVSSTTDPHAESPPPFPSSSPPQQQAAGAAAAGAGGGGPNADEKVGLAQTARVPPGSVAKRGGGEPGALPSPSETATDRGPRAALASSVMPSAQAGDLHGPTARAERGGGSTRDAHAEKEGDTLRAGGDPRAFSSFSQEGRGARRGTQEASAKANGETRRASPEAAAAAAPHEHRSHTAPGFAPVSPPLSLASLSTDERGPGSCGRGREGGADEERDVKRARLASRVDERGEGEKVPSTPSDVSWGSETPGGPSAPGRPERGSHRERGAGRLAQKLQRLMKEKRELEDEMQQLLLENEELRDIERQRQDESAAAEKALEETRENWKAAQETLQNLEAEAARRQAEQEALRESAREQQAAAERSRRELEGRLERQENEWLEERNRLQATAAALAEETKALREALAENKKTLEQYVAICASVREQLHHLPRVAHASGAPESFRRPPASAFASCLALAPAQEAQQEATAPGGVAPRGDDGEAEDERNVDGTLRSQGQASLEDLLDEVPVPGSFSSRELPSFGCSAAPPQAASPGPSSAAGFSGACRSSDSVLCVSQSRKASQPRAAERAEGRARAEKGGGCEDARRLSQLTARLRADPGPEGRRAWRPSHERRDREAQRGSQETGMRDKAPERAGENARAPGDAAADAFSASVHDDLLNFLE; encoded by the exons ATGGAGGCGGAACGGAATGGAAGCTACCCTTCGGCGGGTGATCCCGCCGAGACGAGGGCTGCCACGGCAACTGGAAGAATCCCagacggcggcctcgcgccttccaCGCTCGAAATTTCATATGAACTTttgctttttcctcttcaaTCATCGACAGACCCCGGCATTCAAACTCGCCAAGGGGCCTTAGCTGCAACGACCGCGGCCATCCGCGaatcgctcgcgcgcggcctttACACCTCTCCATCTTCATCTGCTTTGTCTTCCTCAGCCGGCCGCGAAGACGATATTCACGTGAACGGCGAACACCCAAAGAAAGCGCCCTCGATCTGCGCGTCTCAGATCCCACCCCCCCAAGTGGAgtctgccgcgctcgctgtctccttgcCTATATATGGAGGCGTAGCTGCCTCTTCAGGCCGCATAGGCGGGGTGGGCTCTGAACGgcgggccgccggcgagaggccccctgccgcggccgcaacCCTTGTCCAAGCCCTGCCTACAGTTTCTActttctcggcgtctgcctcgctcccTTCCGCGTACCCTTGGCTACCCGACCTGCATGTTGTGCGCCGTGAAGAAGAGGGGAAGGCGTGGCCCTGGCGGGGCTCCCCGGCTGTGACGTATCTgctgcctgtctctgcacGGGAGAGCAGacccgcagacggcgagagacCGGGAGAAGGGCAGCCCGACGGCGCCCCCGTAGAGGCATGCAGCTCCTCGGGCCTGGCGCGCGGATCTGTGTTCCTTGGGCGAAAGCAAAAGAGCGTCTTGCGCCTAAAAAACCAAGCTGTCAGCGGCGTTCACTGTCGACTTCACTGGCGTATCGCCACCGACCGCCTGGTCGCCGTGACCGAGGCCGTTCTACTCGCAGCGCGCACATGCAACCCCGTGCGGGAGGCGCTGGGGCTGCCGTCCGCCTGCTTCGACGAGGGAGTCGCTCCAGgccaggcgagcgccgcgtcctcttcgtgtGGAGGCCTCAACGAGAATGCGACGGGAGGTGGTGCAGCTTGCAGTTTATGCGGCCATTTTCTGCTGCttgacgccgacgacgacgagcttTTTGGAGCCGACCAGCTTGGCGCGGACGCCccagacggcggcagcgggagcGACAACgtgcctcctccttcgccctcgtcttcttcagctgcgtgtgcgtgggGCTCCCGTTCTACGCGAGAGGCCTTCCTCTCACTCGAGCGCGACCCGCGAGTGGCGTCCTTCTGGCGCCCGCAGATGACGAGTCTCTTGACGCGGACGAACTTGCCGGCGGTATTTCTCGCCTTGGCGCGAACGGGGGAGGCGCTTCCCCCAGGCGACCGTGAGGAGGCAAtcgtctccgtcgtccgCCAACACCTGGACTCGAACCCCCTCGTCGAGCTCAGCGTCGCTGACGACTCCACAAACGGAACCTGGATTGGCGGCACGAAGCTCCACAGACAGCAGACCCCCGCAGAGTGGCCAGGAAAGGCGACGCTCTCCCTCAGCAAGCAGT ACACCGCGTCGGAGCCGCCTGTGGCCGCCTTTCGCTGGGCTCTCGCAATCAAATGGCGTCGCACGCCGCTCTCCCCCCAGCCCGAGGGTTCGACGTCAGGCTCAGGCTCCTGCTCTTTTGCGTCcacctcgtcgccgtctgccggGCCTTCGACCTCGCTCTCGAGGGCCGCAGACGTCCACGTGCCTGCGCCGGAGGGCCCGAAGAATGCTGGCGGCGCCACGAGCCCGGCGTTTTCGGTTTCTTCCACAACCGACCCGCACGCCGAGTCGCCACCGCCTTTTCCCTCGTCTTCccctccgcagcagcaggccgctggcgccgcagctgctggcgcgggcggcggcggtccaAACGCCGACGAGAAGGTTGGCCTCGCCCAGACGGCGCGAGTGCCCCCCGGATCGGTTGCAAAGCGGGGCGGTGGCGAGCCTGGCGCTTTGCCGAGTCCCTCAGAGACCGCCACAGACCGGGgtccccgcgccgcgctcgcatCCTCTGTGATGCCTTCCGCACAGGCGGGCGACCTGCACGGCCCGACTGCGAGGGCGGAgcggggaggcggcagcacgcgagacgcgcacgcggagaaggaaggcgatacgctgcgcgctggcggGGACCCGCGAGcattttcttccttctctcaagaagggagaggagcgaggcgcggaacgCAAGAGGCGAGCGCAAAAGCCAACGGCGAGACGCGTCGTGCCTCTCcagaggcggccgctgccgcagctccaCACGAACACCGCTCTCACACGGCGCCTGGCTTCGCCCCTGTGTCGCCGCCCCTATcgcttgcctctctctccactgATGAGCGCGGGCCTGGTTcttgcggccgcggacgcgagggcggcgccgacgaggagagagacgtgaagcgggcgcggctggccTCCAGGGTagacgagagaggcgaaggcgagaaggtgCCGTCCACGCCGAGCGATGTGAGCTGGGGTTCCGAGACCCCTGGAGGGCCTTCCGCCCCGGGGAGACCTGAGCGCGGCTCACACCGGGAGCGgggcgcaggccgcctcgcccagaagctgcagaggctgatgaaggagaagcgcgagctgGAGGACGAGATGCAACAGCTTCTTCTCGAAAACGAGGAACTGAGGGACATCgagcgacagagacag GacgagagcgccgctgcggagaaggCTCTCGAGGAAACTCGAGAGAATTGGAAAG ctgcgcaggaaaCCTTACAAAActtggaggcggaggcggctcgTCGCCAGGCTGAGCAGGAAGCTCTAAGAG AGAGCGCACGCGAGcagcaggcagctgcggagcgGTCTCGCAGGGAGCTAGAGGGCCGCCTGGAGAGGCAAGAg AACGAGTGGCTCGAGGAGAGGAACCGACTGCAGgcgacagctgcagcgctcgcggaggagaccAAGGCCCTGCGAGAGGCCCTCGCCGAGAACAAGAAG ACCCTCGAGCAGTATGTGGCTATCTGCGCGAGTGTGAGGGAGCAGCTGCACCACCTCCCGCGGGTCGCCCACGCCTCAGGGGCTCCAGAGAGCTTCAGGCGaccgccggcgtcggcgttcgCGTCATGCCTGGCCTTGGCACCCGCTCAAGAAGCCCAGCAAGAAGCGACGGCACCGgggggcgtcgcgccgcgtggagacgacggagag gcggaggacgagaggAACGTCGACGGCACACTTCGGTCGCAGGGCCAAGCGAGTCTGGAAGATCTCCTTGACGAGGTGCCCGTCCCCGGGtcgttctcctcgcgcgagcTGCCTTCGTTCGgctgctctgctgcgcctccgcaggcggcgagtcccgggccttcctctgctgcaGGTTTCtcaggcgcatgcagatcCAGCGACTCTGTCCTGTGCGTGAGCCAAAGCCGAAAAGCGagtcagccgcgcgcggcggagagagcggaaggccgcgcaaGAGCCGAGAAGGGCGGTGGATGCGAAGACGCACGACGCCTGAGTCAGCTGACAGCCCGCCTGCGAGCGGACCCGGGCCccgaggggcggcgcgcctggcgcccgtCGCATGAGCGTAGAGAccgcgaagcgcagcggGGGAGCCAAGAGACAGGGATGAGGGACAAGGCCCCAGAGCGGGCGGGCGAGAACGCGAGGGCAcccggcgacgctgcggcagacgcgttTTCTGCCAGCGTCCACGACGACCTGCTGAATTTCTTAGAGTGA
- a CDS encoding hypothetical protein (encoded by transcript BESB_013140), with protein sequence MSSCRYIAHFVVALLFLAAAYLTAADAALDPKAQEPQHGDEAVALEVERTLSSPEESEQQAEATESHRLDIASDEAVALEVERTPSSPEESARQAEATESHRLDIASRAKSKKTTRRTGKARKALRASLILLEVAFYAFLAYFAYAQIQCHYSTNADLAEASYCRTAPPHEVVPTNASHLAAFGSFVQGGYAFLDFFEHKAISLGCPVAGVSPLPPQKHHPSVAVKLKQEATCAEVITTAVSAPFIGTNSA encoded by the exons ATGAGTTCCTGCCGATACATTGCCCACTTCGTAGTGGCGCTGCTTTTCTTGGCGGCTGCTTACTTGACGGCAGCCGACGCCGCTTTGGATCCAaaggcgcaggagcctcAACATGG GGATGAGGCTGTGGCTCTTGAGGTCGAAAGAACACTCAGCTCGCCCGAAGAATCAGAACAacaagcggaggcgacggagtCGCATCGTCTGGATATTGCCTC GGATGAGGCTGTGGCTCTTGAGGTCGAAAGAACACCCAGCTCGCCCGAAGAATCAGCACGacaagcggaggcgacggagtCGCATCGTCTGGATATTGCCTC TCGAGCCAAGTCGAAAAAGACGACTCGTCGCACAGGGAAGGCACGTAAAGCTCTCCGCGCCAGCCTGATTTTGCTGGAGGTCGCATTCTATGCGTTCCTCGCCTATTTCGCCTACGCGCAAATTCAGTGCCATTATTCAA CCAATGCAGATCTTGCTGAGGCATCCTACTGCCGCACTGCGCCACCTCATGAGGTGGTTCCAACAAACGCATCGCATCTTGCAGCCTTCGGTAGCTTCGTTCAGGGCGGATATGCATTCCTTGATTTTTTTGAGCACAAAGCAATTTCTTTAGGGTGTCCTGTTGCCGGCGTGTcccctcttcctcctcagaAACAT CATCCGAGTGTAGCGGTGAAGCTGAAGCAAGAGGCGACGTGCGCGGAAGTCATCACGACCGCTGTGTCTGCCCCGTTCATCGGAACGAACAGCGCGTAG
- a CDS encoding putative ribosomal protein L15 (encoded by transcript BESB_013120), giving the protein MVRSGKHGEDPAPGPLFTALFPPNVIGGQPSVALLFSVSALATSFFRSFRRTQEGNVRVIPSAAKLRHVRQPRSALGGGLCCSILSAVRRTVSVVLAFFHQRRVVVLLVTFRIGALNAGFFPGVERASPLKNCPHDLPPASPCPSAPRRLHASSVFTLPFLRLSSRLLSNHEARGGAQDDAAGEGRQGEQSCTLRVTREQFHDGSRGLFRPHPFNRRFARVRKPVFPIEARNLRLMYKRKPKRRRGRGDKSNAKGIRWKHVHQQAGRYKGPRSRTFEGGKNPLYKRIPKWPDAWLARQRRVLEPLNLAKIRTFIESGRLDTRFTITQRHLHDSRCVKVKNGVKLFNVNDYPFPYKISIEVAGADQSSIDAIRRVGGEVIIVYRNRLNLRAHIKPYKFEVLPRTARPNLEMLHYLEKMRARGCVVKYVKPQWLIDEERSLKTELAEFEAEALIAKGEAVDRSAPDLRESVDDLQERLLKRFRLRETLAAELTRQQEAEEAERKAKQNDGERAD; this is encoded by the exons ATGGTGCGCTCGGGAAAGCACGGCGAAGATCCGGCGCCAGGGCCTCTTTTCACAGCTCTCTTCCCGCCTAACGTCATCGGGGGGCAGCCGTCCGTCGCCTTGCTCTTTTCCGTCTCTGCTCTCGCCACATCTTTCTTCCGCTCGTTCCGGCGTACCCAGGAGGGGAACGTCCGCGTCATACCGTCTGCAGCGAAGCTGCGACATGTGCGGCAGCCACGATCTGCTCTCGGTGGCGGGCTCTGCTGCTCCATCCTGTCTGCCGTTCGCCGGACCGTCTCCGTCGTGCTCGCCTTCTTTCACCagaggcgcgtcgtcgttctCCTCGTCACCTTCCGCATCGGCGCTCTCAATGCCGGCTTCTTTCCTGGCGTGGAGCGAGCCTCGCCGCTCAAAAACTGTCCCCACGACCTcccccccgcgtcgccgtgcCCCTCCGCACCTCGGAGACTGCATGCGTCTTCAGTTTTCACCCTCCCTTTCTTGCGACTTTCTTCGCGCCTGCTGTCGAACCATgaggcccgcggaggcgcgcaggacgaCGCGGCCGGAGAAGGACGCCAGGGGGAGCAGAGCTGCACTTTGCGTGTCACCCGGGAGCAGTTCCATGATGGGTCGCGAGGCCTCTTTCGTCCCCATCCCTTCAACCGTCGATTCGCGCGCGTTCGCAAGCCTGTCTTCCCCATTGAAGCCCGAAATCTGAGGCTCATG TACAAGCGCAAGCCCAAGCGCCGCCGGGGTCGAGGAGACAAGAGCAACGCGAAAGGCATCCGGTGGAAGCACGTTCACCAGCAGGCGGGCCGCTACAAGgggccgcggagccgaaCTTTTGAAGGCGGGAAAAACCCGCTCTACAAGCGCATTCCCAAATGGCCAGATGCCTGGCTCGCGCG gcagcgcagGGTGCTCGAGCCTCTCAATCTGGCGAAAATCCGCACATTCATCGAAAGCGGTCGCCTCGACACACG GTTCACAATCACTCAGCGTCATCTCCACGACAGCAGATGCGTCAAGGTGAAGAACGGCGTCAAGCTGTTCAATGTG AATGACTACCCCTTCCCGTACAAAATCAGCATCGAAGTCGCAGGAGCCGACCAGTCATCGATTGATGCTATTCGGCGAGTGGGAGGCGAGGTGATTATCGTCTACCGCAATCGCCTCAACCTGCGGGCCCACATCAAGCCCTACAAATTCGAAGTCCTTCCGCGGACT GCGCGACCGAATCTCGAAATGCTTCACTACCTTGAGAAGATGAGAGCGCGGGGCTGCGTAGTCAAGTACGTGAAGCCGCAGTGGCTCATTGACGAGGAACGCAGCCTCAAGACGGAGCTGGCCGAATTCGAGGCTGAGGCGCTCATCGCCAAAG GGGAAGCAGTTGACCGGAGTGCGCCCGATCTCCGCGAGAGCGTGGACGACCTTCAGGAGCGGTTGCTCAAGCGCTTCCGCTTGCGTGAGACTCTGGCTGCGGAGTTGACTCGCCAGCAAGAagctgaggaggcggagcgaaaagcgaagcagaacgacggcgagcgagcaGACTGA
- a CDS encoding putative GTP cyclohydrolase I (encoded by transcript BESB_013130): METSSLAHRGIHANQVDAPQSEHPKKVENWEVLRAAGRGRRSSVGSTASGGLDTGSSSTCSSRRDLSRPVHSPPVCRQASAASGRSRTPASAPLRGLCHLGYAATESARGGLILNPSASAGQRKAGPQPPAALPLPSERRGHSAAACHVPTPTPADFVNPTAGEAGRVPCAADSTRQCDSAAPHARSKGERAPGGGQTGTPRPGPKSAGRRLGLNGGPGSVEACADQSWCPRDHPGDGRGEEAENACAIRKSPALTWDHQHTDTAARWRTLTEQTSPATQKHRNRLRRRKPRTRKTLPPVASSADATAGAAHAPQGAANVDRGTGIERQNGGDIRRRDKDYRREVESEECDSWGEDADARGPYTMADPRKKASQVEAFGQANKEALEDGVRLILQAIGEDLNRPGLRDTPKRVAAAFEAFSQGYRYDPKEVIQDALFHVDDWAGARGDFTSGKRMVTVGQIDVSSLCEHHLLPFFGKCHIGYIPDKHVLGLSKFARLTQVYSRRLQIQERLTQQIAAAVMEVVKPRGVAVLLECNHMCMAMRGVCIPNSVTTTKAFLGVFE; encoded by the exons ATGGAAACGTCTTCCCTCGCACACAGGGGCATTCACGCGAACCAGGTAGATGCGCCGCAAAGCGAGCACCCAAAAAAGGTGGAAAACTGGGAggtcctccgcgcggcgggacGCGGCCGGCGATCAAGTGTGGGCAGCACGGCCAGCGGAGGCCTGGATactggcagcagcagcacatgcagcagccgcagggaCTTGAGCAGGCCAGTTCATAGCCCACCCGTCTGCAGACAggcttccgcggcgtcgggtcGTTCGCGGACGCCTGCGAGTGCTCCGCTTCGCGGGCTTTGCCACTTGGGGTATGCGGCGACCGAGTCTGCTCGCGGGGGCCTCATCCTGAACCCGTCCGCGTCCGCAGGACAACGGAAGGCCGGTCCCCAGCCCCCGGCCGCGTTGCCGCTGCCGAGCGAACGCCGTGGGCACTCGGCGGCCGCATGCCACGTTCCAACCCCCACTCCCGCCGACTTCGTCAATCCCactgcgggcgaggcaggccGGGTGCCTTGTGCCGCCGACAGTACCAGGCAGTGTgactctgcagcgccccATGCCCGCAGCAAGGGCGAGCgggcgcccggcggcggccaaACAGGAACTCCGCGGCCGGGGCCGAAGTCAGCGGGTCGCCGACTCGGCTTAAATGGGGGCCCAGGCTCTGTGGAGGCTTGTGCTGACCAGAGCTGGTGCCCGCGTGACCACCCGGGAgacggcagaggcgaggaagcagagaacgCTTGCGCCATCCGCAAATCTCCCGCCCTTACCTGGGACCACCAGCACACGGACACAGCCGCCAGATGGCGGACGCTCACCGAGCAAACCTCGCCTGCCACACAGAAACACCGGAACCGACTTCGGCGGAGGAAACCACGTACGCGGAAGACGCTTCCGCCAGTGGCTAGCTCCGCAGATGCCACTGCTGGAGCTGCACACGCCCCCCAGGGTGCTGCGAACGTGGACCGCGGGACAGGGATCGAGCGCCAGAACGGCGGCGACATACGGCGTCGGGATAAGGACTACCGGCGCGAAGTCGAATCGGAAGAATGTGATTCGTGGGGGGAGGACGCTGACGCTCGCGGCCCGTACACGATGGCAGACCCTCGAAAAAAAGCCAGCCAGGTGGAAGCGTTCGGGCAAGCGAACAAGGAGGCACTGGAGGACGGTGTGCGTCTGATCCTACAG GCTATAGGCGAGGATTTGAATCGGCCGGGCCTGCGGGACACGCCGAAGAGAGTCGCGGCTGCCTTCGAAGCTTTCTCTCAGGGCTATCGTTACGACCCGAAAG AGGTCATCCAGGACGCACTCTTCCATGTGGACGATTGGGCAGGAGCACGCGGAGACTTCACCTCTGGCAAGCGGATGGTCACCGTGGGGCAGATTGATGTAAGCTCCCTGTGCGAGCATCACCTGCTCCCGTTCTTCGGCAAATGCCATATCGG GTATATCCCTGACAAGCACGTGCTGGGCCTTTCGAAATTTGCACGGCTCACGCAAGTTTATTCGCGCAGACTGCAGATTCAG GAGAGGCTGACTCAGCAGATTGCCGCGGCGGTGATGGAAGTCGTGAAACCTCGAGGGGTTGCTGTTCTGCTTGAGTGCAA TCACATGTGCATGGCAATGCGAGGCGTCTGTATACCGAATAGCGTGACGACGACGAAAgccttcctcggcgtcttcgagtGA